The following proteins come from a genomic window of Methanosarcina sp. MTP4:
- the moaA gene encoding GTP 3',8-cyclase MoaA produces the protein MSEDRPELNAQKTSFGATKKTGAGKDTFENVLPLADPYGRKVTGLRISITERCNLACMYCHNEGSEGCTRGPSEKEMPPELICEIVRTAAKFGVRKVKFSGGEPLLRKDFEEILACLPPLKEVSATTNGVLLSKRAKSLKAAGLDRVNVSLDSLIPERYEAITGAPPGTLEKVKEGIDSAVEAGLTPVKLNMVLLKGVNDGEIDAMMDFVRPYEGQVILQLIELMDIDPELSPYMIDSESLKKTLAERASEVRVRHLHHRKKYMIDGVEVEFVQPMDNSEFCANCSRLRVTADGKLKPCLLVNDNLVDAIEAENPEEIEKLLRLAVSRRKPYYIAGAEKKRIELKVTGEKN, from the coding sequence ATGTCAGAAGACAGGCCTGAACTCAATGCTCAAAAAACATCATTCGGAGCAACAAAGAAAACAGGAGCAGGAAAAGATACTTTTGAAAACGTTCTGCCCCTGGCAGACCCTTACGGACGAAAAGTAACGGGGCTGCGCATATCGATCACGGAGAGGTGCAACCTTGCCTGCATGTACTGCCACAACGAAGGCTCGGAAGGCTGCACGCGGGGCCCTTCCGAAAAAGAGATGCCTCCGGAACTAATCTGTGAAATCGTCCGTACAGCGGCAAAATTCGGGGTCCGCAAGGTCAAATTCTCAGGAGGAGAACCCCTGCTCCGAAAGGATTTCGAGGAAATCCTGGCTTGCCTTCCACCCCTGAAGGAGGTCTCGGCAACTACCAACGGCGTCCTGCTCTCAAAACGCGCAAAATCCCTGAAAGCTGCGGGCCTGGACAGGGTAAATGTGAGCCTTGACTCCCTCATTCCGGAAAGGTACGAGGCAATAACCGGAGCTCCTCCGGGCACCCTGGAAAAGGTGAAGGAAGGAATCGACAGCGCCGTTGAAGCGGGCCTGACCCCGGTAAAACTGAACATGGTGCTCCTGAAAGGCGTAAATGACGGCGAGATCGATGCCATGATGGACTTCGTCCGCCCCTACGAGGGCCAGGTCATTCTGCAGCTAATTGAACTCATGGACATCGACCCGGAACTCTCCCCGTATATGATCGATTCGGAATCCCTCAAAAAAACCCTGGCAGAGAGGGCGAGCGAGGTCAGGGTCCGGCACCTGCACCACCGGAAAAAGTACATGATCGACGGGGTGGAAGTGGAGTTCGTACAGCCCATGGACAACTCCGAATTCTGCGCCAACTGCAGCAGGCTCAGGGTCACTGCAGACGGGAAATTAAAACCCTGCCTGCTGGTAAACGACAACCTGGTAGACGCCATAGAGGCAGAAAATCCGGAAGAGATCGAAAAGCTCCTGAGGCTTGCGGTAAGCCGGAGAAAGCCCTATTACATAGCTGGCGCTGAAAAGAAAAGAATAGAACTCAAGGTTACAGGGGAAAAAAATTGA
- the surE gene encoding 5'/3'-nucleotidase SurE, protein MSPKILVTNDDGVYSTGLKAAYESVADLGEVTISAPAMQQSGVGRSISIFEPLRITKTDIGGIPANAVGGTPTDSVILGIFTIMKEMPDLILSGFNIGENISTDTITTSGTIGGALEAASYGVPAIAASIQVLEEGEKFDDPRDYHRERFEVAIKVVNRIARNVLKHGMPDSVDLLNINVPFHAEEDTPIDITRLARKVFKTDVEERHDPRGRPYYWIAGDLIKEEAEGTDVHALMQKEHISITPISLDSTARIEFSEIEKYF, encoded by the coding sequence ATGTCCCCCAAAATCCTTGTTACAAATGATGACGGTGTTTATTCTACGGGTCTCAAAGCTGCTTATGAAAGCGTTGCGGACCTCGGGGAAGTCACCATCTCGGCCCCTGCCATGCAGCAGAGCGGGGTCGGGCGTTCGATCTCTATTTTTGAACCCCTGAGAATCACGAAAACGGATATCGGAGGAATTCCTGCCAATGCCGTTGGCGGGACTCCCACGGATTCGGTTATTCTCGGGATTTTTACGATCATGAAGGAAATGCCGGACCTCATCCTTTCAGGCTTCAATATCGGGGAAAATATCAGTACGGACACGATCACGACTTCCGGGACCATAGGAGGGGCCCTTGAAGCCGCAAGCTATGGTGTTCCGGCAATAGCGGCTTCCATCCAGGTCCTGGAGGAAGGAGAAAAATTCGACGACCCGCGGGACTACCACCGGGAACGCTTCGAAGTTGCGATAAAGGTCGTAAACAGAATTGCAAGAAACGTCCTCAAACACGGCATGCCCGATTCCGTGGACCTCCTGAACATAAACGTCCCCTTCCACGCCGAAGAGGACACACCCATAGACATCACCCGCCTCGCCCGGAAGGTTTTCAAAACCGACGTGGAAGAGCGGCACGACCCGCGCGGCAGGCCCTACTACTGGATCGCAGGAGACCTCATAAAGGAAGAAGCCGAAGGGACAGACGTGCATGCCCTTATGCAAAAAGAACACATCTCAATAACCCCCATATCCCTGGATTCCACAGCAAGGATCGAGTTTTCAGAAATTGAGAAGTATTTTTGA
- a CDS encoding DUF86 domain-containing protein, with protein MPEKSPVLYLEDILDSIEKIQKYLGDSSFDEFLENEMLIDAVIRNLEVIGEAAGHIAPEIRVKYPEIEWKKIVGLRNILIHDYSGIDLDIVWDVIKYRLNPLETNVRQVLKEEKSHEG; from the coding sequence ATGCCTGAGAAAAGTCCTGTTCTTTATTTGGAGGACATTCTTGACTCGATTGAAAAAATTCAAAAATACCTGGGCGATTCTTCCTTTGACGAGTTTTTGGAAAATGAAATGCTAATAGATGCTGTAATCCGGAATCTTGAGGTAATAGGAGAAGCTGCCGGACATATTGCCCCTGAAATCCGTGTTAAATATCCGGAAATAGAATGGAAAAAGATTGTGGGTTTGAGAAATATCCTGATCCATGATTACTCTGGAATTGACCTTGATATCGTCTGGGATGTCATAAAGTACAGGCTCAATCCCCTGGAAACAAATGTAAGGCAAGTTCTCAAGGAAGAGAAAAGCCATGAAGGATGA
- a CDS encoding nucleotidyltransferase family protein, which translates to MDAISTLKEHEKLIRQKFGVKRIGIFGSFARGEEREDSDLDVLVEFEEGQKTFDNYMDLKFYLEDLFGRDVDLVTEKALKRQLKDIIMKEVVYA; encoded by the coding sequence ATGGATGCTATCTCGACTTTGAAGGAGCATGAGAAACTTATCCGGCAGAAATTCGGGGTAAAAAGGATCGGGATATTCGGCTCTTTTGCGAGGGGGGAGGAAAGGGAAGATAGCGATCTTGACGTACTCGTTGAGTTTGAAGAGGGTCAGAAAACATTCGATAATTACATGGACCTGAAGTTTTACCTGGAAGACTTATTTGGCAGGGATGTTGACCTCGTTACTGAAAAAGCACTCAAGCGGCAACTTAAGGATATCATCATGAAGGAAGTTGTGTATGCCTGA
- a CDS encoding nucleotidyltransferase substrate binding protein has product MQNLNPKLELTTKSLTSLQEILSEPYSPIIRDAALLRFNRSVEIFSRLLKDYLCVHEGLVCDLPKPCMRMAFKVGLMDEEETVQALEMIDQREEVENITEHADFEEVAEEIYHQIRDYWVLMDRVCRRVVEAIEAEG; this is encoded by the coding sequence ATGCAAAACCTGAACCCCAAACTCGAACTCACAACAAAATCCCTAACCTCTCTCCAAGAAATCCTCTCCGAACCCTACTCCCCAATAATCCGGGACGCCGCTCTTCTAAGATTCAACCGCAGCGTCGAAATCTTCAGCAGGCTCCTGAAAGACTACCTCTGCGTCCATGAAGGCTTAGTATGCGATCTACCCAAGCCCTGCATGAGGATGGCGTTCAAGGTCGGGCTTATGGATGAAGAAGAAACGGTGCAGGCACTTGAGATGATCGATCAGAGGGAGGAGGTTGAGAATATTACCGAGCATGCTGACTTTGAGGAAGTAGCGGAAGAGATCTATCACCAGATAAGGGATTACTGGGTGCTGATGGATAGGGTTTGCAGGCGGGTTGTCGAAGCGATAGAGGCAGAGGGTTAA
- a CDS encoding ATP-dependent endonuclease yields the protein MSYNYSQIDRDNLNWFSKDTSKATLLSIELFVGRLRGLNPFEIKFNYPISVIAGKNGSGKSTLLALAACSFHNDEGGFKLLEREKGYYTFSDFFIQSKEEVSPDGIVIGYKILHNNWTPTKKMPRGIGAGLQFRKKKVGGNWNKYSKRVHRNVVYFGIDRVVPHSEKSVSKSYKNRFKNIEFHGWEESVKNIVGRILNKNYDEFWYKKHTKYQLPMVRADGKLYSGFNMGAGENALFKIFSTVHSCPDGALFIIDEIELGLHEEAQKRLVDELKKICKQKHIQIICTTHSSTIMSNLPPEARFFVESIGTNTIVSPGISSLYAAGKLAGENSNELDIFVEDSTAKCLIESSLSNETRLRVNILTIGSSSAVIRQLAARYKNIKKGECIAILDGDKYSKLVSLCNQFLKMLENAGDKEVAESYVKERLKFLPGDTWPEKWIFSELKQKYGSELAAELSLDDSLDEVRLSGYLDEAIRAGKHNEFQTICQRTNLGMSDVKNLFCRSAVKCNKESFEEIKVCILSFLE from the coding sequence ATGTCATATAATTATTCACAAATTGATAGGGATAATTTAAACTGGTTTTCAAAAGACACTTCTAAGGCTACTTTACTGAGTATAGAGTTGTTTGTAGGTCGTTTGAGAGGGTTAAATCCTTTCGAAATTAAATTTAATTATCCTATATCTGTTATCGCAGGTAAAAATGGTTCTGGGAAATCCACTTTACTTGCTTTGGCAGCATGTTCGTTTCACAATGATGAAGGTGGGTTTAAACTTCTTGAAAGGGAAAAAGGATATTACACATTTTCAGATTTTTTCATCCAGTCAAAAGAGGAAGTCTCGCCTGATGGCATAGTCATTGGATACAAAATACTACATAATAACTGGACGCCAACTAAAAAGATGCCTAGAGGCATTGGTGCTGGTTTGCAGTTTAGGAAAAAGAAAGTCGGTGGTAATTGGAATAAATATTCAAAAAGAGTTCACAGAAATGTTGTATATTTCGGTATCGATAGAGTAGTTCCTCACTCTGAAAAAAGTGTTTCGAAAAGTTATAAAAATCGTTTTAAAAATATTGAGTTCCATGGGTGGGAAGAAAGTGTAAAAAATATAGTTGGGAGAATATTAAATAAGAATTATGATGAATTTTGGTACAAAAAACACACCAAGTATCAGTTGCCAATGGTGAGAGCCGATGGTAAATTATACTCAGGATTTAACATGGGAGCTGGTGAAAATGCGCTATTTAAAATATTTTCTACAGTACATTCTTGCCCTGATGGTGCTCTTTTTATCATAGATGAAATTGAATTAGGGCTGCATGAAGAAGCTCAAAAACGTTTGGTTGATGAACTGAAAAAAATATGTAAGCAAAAACATATACAAATTATTTGTACAACTCATTCTTCTACGATTATGAGCAATCTCCCTCCAGAAGCGAGGTTCTTTGTAGAAAGCATTGGTACTAATACCATTGTTAGCCCTGGAATTTCATCTTTGTATGCGGCTGGGAAGCTGGCTGGAGAGAATAGCAATGAATTAGATATTTTTGTTGAAGATAGTACTGCAAAATGCTTGATTGAATCATCCTTGTCAAACGAAACTAGGTTGAGAGTTAATATATTAACTATAGGTTCCTCCTCAGCAGTAATTAGACAGCTTGCAGCTCGTTATAAAAATATAAAAAAGGGAGAATGTATTGCAATTCTAGATGGGGATAAATATTCAAAGTTAGTTAGCTTATGTAATCAATTTTTAAAAATGTTGGAGAACGCCGGTGACAAAGAAGTTGCTGAATCATATGTCAAAGAGAGATTGAAATTTTTACCTGGTGATACTTGGCCTGAAAAATGGATCTTTTCAGAGCTAAAACAAAAATATGGATCAGAGTTGGCAGCAGAACTTTCACTGGATGATTCACTGGATGAGGTTCGATTAAGTGGATATTTGGATGAAGCGATAAGGGCTGGAAAACATAATGAATTCCAAACTATATGTCAAAGAACAAATCTTGGTATGTCTGATGTTAAAAACCTATTTTGTAGAAGTGCTGTGAAATGCAACAAGGAATCATTTGAAGAAATAAAAGTATGTATTTTAAGTTTCCTCGAATAA
- the glyS gene encoding glycine--tRNA ligase, with product MDKYEQVIELAKRRGFLWNSFELYGGSRGFYDYGPLGSTLKRRIEQIWREFYVIQEGHMEIECPTIGIEDVFVASGHVGGFSDPLCECKKCGEAFRADHLVENVMDAAGTLNAEQLTQVIKEKGITCPECGGEFNDAYEFNLMFKTTIGPGTGRQGYLRPETAQGMFVDFQRLSRFYREKLPFGAVQIGKSYRNEIAPRQGVIRLREFTQAECEIFTDPRDKSHPNFERFADKELTLYSQEGQEKGESVRMTVRDAVEKGVIAHEFLGYNLALTNEFLTKIGIDPSRLRFRQHLKDEMAHYAIDCWDAEIEMDRFGWVETVGIADRTDYDLNAHAKVSKTELYVYVEYDEPKMVTRFTVKPNMGKLGPIFKGKAKAVSEALKQLSEAELSQAEIKVTVDGEEVSVSSDMVEFAEETVKVSGEAVVPHVIEPSYGIDRIFYGTMEHAFEEEDVAAKETESGLKGAGEAKEGDSETAVETGGKAEAKKEDEAEEETRLVMRFSSAVAPVQVAVLPLLTRKELADPAKEILAKFREKNLLVAYDDSGTIGRRYRRNDEIGTPYSVTVDYTTLEDKTVTIRDRDSMRQIRAPVEGIEDVLYELIYRGRSFESAGKPFNF from the coding sequence ATGGACAAGTACGAGCAGGTTATCGAGCTGGCAAAACGCCGCGGTTTTCTCTGGAACTCTTTTGAGCTTTACGGCGGAAGCCGTGGTTTTTACGATTACGGACCCCTCGGGAGCACGTTGAAGCGGCGGATCGAACAGATCTGGAGGGAGTTTTACGTTATTCAGGAAGGGCATATGGAGATCGAGTGCCCGACCATCGGGATCGAGGACGTCTTTGTAGCGTCCGGGCACGTGGGCGGCTTTTCAGACCCCCTTTGCGAGTGCAAGAAGTGCGGTGAAGCGTTCCGGGCAGACCACCTGGTGGAAAACGTCATGGACGCGGCAGGGACCCTGAATGCGGAACAGCTTACGCAGGTCATTAAGGAAAAGGGAATCACCTGTCCCGAATGCGGCGGAGAGTTCAACGACGCCTACGAATTCAACCTGATGTTCAAAACCACCATCGGGCCGGGGACCGGGCGCCAGGGATACCTCAGGCCGGAAACGGCTCAGGGGATGTTCGTGGACTTCCAGAGGCTGTCCCGCTTCTACAGGGAAAAGCTCCCCTTCGGGGCAGTGCAGATCGGAAAGTCCTACAGGAACGAAATCGCACCCCGGCAGGGTGTAATCCGGCTCCGGGAGTTTACCCAGGCTGAGTGTGAGATCTTCACCGATCCCAGGGATAAGAGCCACCCGAACTTCGAGCGCTTCGCAGACAAAGAACTTACACTCTACTCCCAGGAAGGGCAGGAGAAAGGCGAGTCCGTCCGCATGACCGTCCGGGACGCAGTCGAAAAGGGAGTCATTGCCCACGAGTTCCTGGGCTACAACCTCGCGCTTACAAACGAGTTCCTCACAAAGATCGGGATCGACCCCTCAAGGCTCAGGTTCAGGCAGCACCTGAAAGACGAGATGGCCCACTACGCAATCGACTGCTGGGACGCCGAGATTGAGATGGACCGTTTCGGCTGGGTCGAGACCGTGGGGATTGCCGACAGGACCGACTACGACCTGAACGCCCACGCAAAGGTCAGCAAGACCGAGCTTTACGTCTACGTGGAATACGACGAGCCGAAGATGGTCACCCGCTTCACCGTAAAACCGAACATGGGAAAGCTGGGCCCCATCTTCAAGGGAAAGGCAAAAGCCGTTTCAGAAGCCCTCAAACAGCTCTCCGAAGCCGAACTCAGCCAGGCCGAGATCAAAGTGACGGTGGACGGAGAAGAAGTCAGCGTCAGCTCCGACATGGTGGAGTTTGCGGAAGAGACCGTAAAGGTCAGCGGTGAGGCAGTCGTGCCCCATGTAATCGAGCCCTCCTACGGGATTGACAGGATCTTCTACGGGACCATGGAACACGCCTTTGAAGAAGAGGACGTTGCCGCAAAGGAAACCGAGTCCGGGCTGAAAGGCGCCGGGGAAGCAAAAGAAGGGGATTCGGAAACCGCAGTCGAAACCGGGGGCAAAGCCGAAGCCAAAAAAGAGGACGAAGCTGAAGAAGAAACCCGTCTGGTCATGCGCTTTTCCAGTGCCGTTGCCCCTGTCCAGGTGGCAGTCCTCCCGCTCCTGACGCGGAAAGAACTTGCAGACCCTGCAAAGGAAATCCTGGCAAAGTTCAGGGAAAAGAACCTGCTGGTCGCCTACGACGATTCCGGAACCATCGGACGCCGCTACCGGAGAAACGACGAAATCGGAACTCCCTACTCCGTCACCGTTGACTACACCACCCTGGAAGACAAAACCGTCACCATCAGAGACAGGGACTCCATGCGTCAGATCAGAGCCCCGGTCGAAGGCATCGAAGACGTGCTCTACGAGCTGATCTACAGGGGCAGGAGCTTCGAATCCGCAGGCAAACCCTTCAACTTCTGA
- a CDS encoding DEAD/DEAH box helicase, with protein sequence MKDTLFTNEPSYIKHPLIKPDTVEQRLYQLNLAGKALEGPSLVVLPTGLGKTIIALFVIASRLQRFGGKALLLSPTKPLVEQHASFFRRVMNIPEEEVLTFTGSISPAEREKLWEKGRLIVSTPQVIENDILTKRISLEDVSHVTFDEAHRAVGNYAYTFIAEKYFEAAKNPHILAITASPGSSDEKIAEVCEALHIENVAVKTEKDRDVRPYVQEKEIEWVKVNLPPEMKEVRDLLEIIMDDRIGKLGELGFPVAARKNMSKKDLLALQKSLQSELRGEGNPAVFTALSVLAEMMKLNHGIELIETQGVLALKKYLEKLGQEAFAKGGTKAAKRLMEDLYMRKALHMLKENMGEVEHPKLGLAQKIVSGQLEGSPESRVIVFTNYRDTAEMVTDALSEVPGLSPVRFVGQSSKYKDKGLTQKKQVEIIEKFREGEYNVLVATSVAEEGLDIPSTDLVLFYEPIPSEIRSIQRKGRTGRLHKGRVVVLVTKGTRDEAYYWSSKNKEKRMLNSMHGLESALCSKKTTSLSAFENGTEAEAGAEAGAEFEKQKTLGEFEVPDETGGETLRVVIDHRETKSGVAKSLDRMGVGLSFKALEVGDYVVSDRVAVERKRTDDFASSLIDGKRNLFAQLSDLARVYEKPVLIIEGEDLFTARQLNPNAIYGSLASIAIDFGVSILYSRDEGETASILKVLAKREQIGEKREVNPHGKKSASTLAEQQEYLVSAISNIGPKAARNLLLHLGSVEAVMNADTEELQKVKLIGPKTAARIREIVTSQYKG encoded by the coding sequence ATGAAAGACACACTCTTCACGAACGAGCCTTCCTACATCAAGCACCCGCTTATAAAACCCGATACCGTGGAGCAGAGGCTCTACCAGCTCAACCTGGCAGGAAAAGCCCTGGAGGGTCCGAGCCTGGTGGTGCTCCCGACAGGCCTTGGAAAGACCATCATAGCCCTTTTTGTTATTGCTTCCCGGCTCCAGCGTTTCGGGGGAAAAGCCCTCCTGCTTTCCCCGACCAAACCCCTGGTGGAGCAGCATGCGTCTTTTTTCAGGAGGGTAATGAACATCCCCGAAGAGGAAGTCCTGACCTTTACGGGGAGCATCTCTCCTGCGGAGCGGGAAAAGCTCTGGGAAAAAGGCAGGCTGATCGTGTCCACGCCCCAGGTAATCGAAAACGACATCCTGACAAAGCGGATCAGCCTCGAGGACGTAAGCCATGTCACCTTTGACGAAGCCCACAGGGCTGTTGGGAATTACGCTTACACTTTCATTGCGGAAAAGTACTTTGAAGCTGCCAAAAACCCGCACATCCTGGCGATTACCGCAAGCCCCGGGAGTTCCGACGAGAAAATTGCCGAGGTTTGCGAAGCCCTCCATATCGAGAACGTTGCGGTGAAAACGGAAAAGGACAGGGACGTCAGGCCCTATGTGCAGGAAAAGGAAATCGAATGGGTAAAGGTAAACCTTCCACCCGAAATGAAGGAGGTCAGGGACCTGCTTGAAATAATCATGGACGACCGCATAGGGAAACTCGGGGAACTGGGCTTTCCGGTTGCTGCCCGGAAAAACATGTCCAAGAAAGACCTGCTGGCCCTCCAGAAAAGTCTCCAGTCCGAACTACGGGGGGAAGGAAACCCGGCAGTCTTTACCGCCCTTTCGGTCCTGGCAGAGATGATGAAACTGAACCACGGCATAGAACTTATCGAGACTCAGGGAGTGCTTGCCCTTAAAAAATACCTGGAAAAACTCGGACAGGAAGCCTTTGCAAAAGGCGGGACCAAAGCCGCAAAACGGCTGATGGAAGACCTGTACATGCGAAAAGCCCTCCACATGTTAAAAGAAAATATGGGGGAAGTCGAGCACCCGAAACTCGGCCTGGCACAAAAAATCGTATCCGGACAGCTTGAAGGAAGCCCGGAATCAAGGGTTATCGTCTTTACTAACTACAGGGATACTGCGGAAATGGTCACGGATGCCCTTTCCGAAGTTCCGGGTCTTTCCCCTGTCCGCTTTGTGGGGCAGAGTTCGAAGTACAAAGATAAAGGACTTACCCAGAAAAAGCAGGTAGAAATCATAGAGAAATTCAGGGAAGGGGAATACAACGTCCTGGTAGCGACTTCCGTGGCAGAAGAAGGGCTTGACATCCCTTCCACCGACCTTGTGCTTTTCTACGAACCAATCCCCTCGGAAATCCGGAGCATCCAGCGCAAAGGCAGGACCGGGAGGCTTCATAAGGGCAGGGTCGTCGTGCTGGTGACGAAAGGGACCAGGGATGAAGCTTACTACTGGAGCAGCAAAAACAAGGAAAAAAGGATGCTGAACAGCATGCACGGCCTGGAGTCTGCTCTGTGTTCGAAAAAGACCACCAGCCTTTCGGCTTTTGAAAACGGAACTGAAGCAGAAGCAGGTGCAGAAGCAGGTGCAGAGTTCGAAAAGCAAAAGACCCTCGGGGAGTTTGAAGTTCCAGACGAAACAGGGGGCGAAACCCTCAGAGTAGTCATCGACCACCGGGAAACGAAAAGCGGGGTTGCAAAATCCCTCGACCGGATGGGGGTGGGACTGAGCTTCAAGGCCCTGGAGGTCGGAGACTATGTGGTGAGCGACCGTGTAGCGGTTGAGAGAAAACGCACCGATGACTTTGCCAGTTCCCTGATTGACGGAAAACGCAACCTCTTTGCCCAGCTCTCGGACCTTGCCCGGGTGTATGAAAAACCTGTCCTGATTATCGAAGGTGAAGACCTGTTCACCGCAAGGCAGCTCAATCCGAATGCTATTTACGGCTCCCTGGCGTCCATTGCCATCGATTTCGGGGTTTCCATCCTTTATTCCCGGGACGAAGGAGAAACGGCTTCAATCCTGAAAGTGCTTGCAAAGCGCGAGCAGATAGGAGAAAAACGCGAGGTCAACCCCCACGGGAAAAAGTCCGCCAGTACCCTTGCCGAGCAGCAGGAATACCTGGTCTCCGCAATCTCCAACATAGGACCCAAAGCCGCCAGAAACCTCCTCCTCCATTTAGGGTCCGTGGAAGCTGTCATGAACGCCGACACGGAAGAGCTTCAAAAGGTAAAGCTGATCGGCCCGAAAACCGCAGCCAGGATAAGAGAAATCGTAACGAGTCAGTACAAAGGATAA
- a CDS encoding Sjogren's syndrome/scleroderma autoantigen 1 family protein has product MDSEKDQKVKRIARFLELGGTMLAEHCKVCGAPKFRYQGQVICPLCDVREEGEEETEASIEAVPEAPVERPAPETGTLPEKSRPWYDTNKEVQESRQNSWFEPRRAEAAVEVEERVPQFRAEVQSPVPESKELPRQKAAVQNAGPADVLELQGDRAELEALLLRKLISIATFLQAEKDPRRVIEEFELIEKGLSLIESLRKY; this is encoded by the coding sequence ATGGATTCCGAGAAAGATCAGAAGGTAAAAAGAATAGCTCGCTTCCTTGAACTCGGAGGTACGATGCTTGCCGAGCACTGCAAAGTTTGTGGTGCTCCGAAGTTCAGGTACCAGGGTCAGGTAATCTGTCCACTCTGTGATGTCCGGGAGGAAGGAGAAGAGGAAACAGAGGCATCCATAGAAGCAGTCCCGGAAGCTCCCGTGGAAAGGCCTGCCCCGGAAACCGGAACTTTGCCCGAGAAAAGCAGGCCCTGGTATGATACCAACAAGGAAGTCCAGGAAAGCCGTCAGAATTCCTGGTTCGAGCCCAGGAGAGCAGAAGCAGCCGTGGAAGTAGAAGAGAGGGTCCCGCAGTTCAGGGCAGAGGTACAGAGCCCTGTCCCCGAGAGCAAAGAGCTGCCCCGGCAGAAGGCTGCAGTACAAAATGCCGGACCTGCTGACGTCCTCGAACTTCAGGGAGACCGGGCAGAGCTTGAAGCCCTGCTCCTGAGAAAACTCATCAGCATTGCCACTTTCCTGCAGGCTGAAAAGGATCCCCGAAGGGTCATTGAGGAGTTCGAACTGATTGAAAAAGGTCTGAGCCTTATCGAGAGTTTGAGAAAATACTGA
- a CDS encoding UPF0147 family protein, whose amino-acid sequence MSSVDSTEVIRQCLHVLESITNDSSVPRNIRRSVNEITDILTNDSEPLFLRAASSISILEDVSNDPNLPLHTRTLIWNLSSQLETIPVDE is encoded by the coding sequence ATGTCATCAGTTGATTCAACAGAAGTTATCAGGCAATGTCTCCATGTCTTAGAAAGCATAACCAACGACTCGTCGGTTCCCAGAAATATCAGGCGTTCCGTAAACGAAATCACGGATATCCTTACCAATGATTCCGAGCCCCTTTTCCTCAGGGCCGCATCCAGCATCTCCATTCTCGAGGACGTCAGCAACGACCCAAACCTCCCACTGCACACAAGAACCCTTATCTGGAACCTCTCAAGCCAGCTCGAAACCATTCCCGTTGACGAGTAA
- a CDS encoding haloacid dehalogenase produces MLEEISARVRENFEAKDRVREEGLKLSRQVVRDCRTATFALHGQNFKKAEKNIEEAKKALFKLDVLFEEHSDIYHAGFVEHAQQEFAEASILLDLLREEEKPETLPSPETLSIGYAAYLNGLGDVVGELRRHVLDLIRTEALEKAEVFLGIMENIHAVLMDFDYPDAITRGLRRKTDVARGLIEKTRGDLINAIQQKKLETAMRELESKLGPAPFPEEQIGPGSR; encoded by the coding sequence ATGCTCGAAGAAATTTCAGCCAGGGTAAGGGAAAATTTTGAGGCAAAGGATAGGGTAAGAGAAGAAGGACTAAAGCTTTCCCGGCAGGTCGTTAGGGACTGCCGGACCGCTACGTTTGCCCTGCACGGACAGAATTTCAAAAAAGCCGAAAAGAACATCGAAGAAGCAAAAAAAGCCCTTTTCAAGCTTGATGTTCTCTTCGAGGAGCACTCTGACATTTACCACGCAGGCTTTGTGGAACACGCCCAACAGGAGTTTGCAGAAGCCTCCATCCTTTTAGACCTGCTCAGGGAAGAAGAAAAACCTGAAACACTGCCTTCCCCGGAAACCCTGAGCATCGGATATGCAGCCTACCTGAACGGGCTCGGAGACGTTGTGGGAGAACTCAGGAGGCATGTCCTGGACCTTATAAGGACGGAAGCCCTGGAAAAAGCCGAAGTGTTTTTAGGGATAATGGAAAATATCCATGCAGTCCTTATGGACTTTGACTACCCGGACGCGATAACCCGGGGGCTCAGGCGAAAGACCGACGTAGCCCGCGGCCTGATCGAAAAGACCAGGGGAGACCTCATCAACGCAATCCAGCAAAAGAAACTGGAAACGGCAATGAGAGAACTGGAATCCAAGCTTGGACCCGCACCGTTCCCGGAGGAACAAATTGGCCCGGGATCACGGTAA